In one window of Paraflavitalea soli DNA:
- a CDS encoding SusE domain-containing protein → MKKFLMLAVLSVVLFAGCQKADFDSTVTGEALGAFTLNTPATNAALVLNAATPTAKVEISWTASKPGVDVTPVYKWIAALKATGNLDAPLLEIPSDNNGADAKLTLTQKQLDDVLKAKGIADGAKADLIWSVKADNGSTQLVAGDIRNISITRMKDGVTNFILLSPASATAPITVNPVSTADSVRFKWTKGLPATGGPAITYQVAFSKDGNFTSPLFAIPASNTGKDTALSIAAKQFNDSLVKYGFTDLSQTVSLKWTVIATSGTWKQQADYINDIAFLREVNFYLVGTPNGWSIDNPLKLIVDQKADRYGTVFYTYIKLAANDEFKFFKTPGDWGSGYGDNGAGTTPGSYKTGLNVGGNLKVTTAGIYRLTIDTKNELAYVQQKQVGVVGGMQGWTPATPLYGAYLQRDKFLIIVPSSGTDEFKFHDASLGAAWNFGIGDDRWWGGADGKLVQDGGDPNIKAPYSPYTRLIWDATNVQQMKYNVYQGKLRIIGGAPVIGDWNPANALDMDYQGNGVWKKTITLTASTEFKFVSAEGWDLNYGADGAGKIKEGGDNITRAAGTYTVTVDEYNRTYTVL, encoded by the coding sequence ATGAAAAAGTTCCTGATGCTTGCTGTTCTGTCCGTCGTACTGTTCGCCGGCTGCCAGAAAGCAGATTTTGATAGCACAGTCACAGGCGAAGCCCTGGGTGCATTCACCCTCAATACACCTGCTACCAATGCAGCCCTTGTTTTAAATGCAGCTACCCCCACAGCCAAAGTGGAGATCAGCTGGACAGCTTCAAAACCAGGTGTAGATGTTACCCCCGTATACAAATGGATCGCTGCCCTCAAAGCTACCGGTAACCTCGATGCTCCTTTACTGGAAATTCCTTCCGACAACAATGGGGCTGATGCCAAATTAACCCTCACCCAAAAACAACTGGATGATGTCCTGAAAGCTAAAGGCATTGCCGATGGCGCCAAAGCCGACCTCATATGGAGTGTAAAGGCCGACAACGGTTCTACCCAACTGGTTGCCGGAGATATCAGGAACATCAGCATCACCCGCATGAAAGATGGTGTTACAAACTTTATCCTGCTGAGCCCGGCTTCTGCTACTGCACCTATAACCGTCAATCCTGTCTCTACCGCAGACAGTGTTAGATTCAAATGGACAAAAGGCTTACCGGCAACCGGCGGTCCGGCCATTACTTACCAGGTGGCATTCAGCAAGGACGGTAATTTTACCTCTCCCTTGTTTGCCATCCCCGCTTCCAACACCGGCAAGGATACTGCCCTAAGTATCGCTGCTAAGCAATTCAATGATTCACTCGTAAAATATGGCTTCACTGATCTCTCCCAAACGGTAAGCCTTAAATGGACTGTTATAGCTACCTCCGGTACCTGGAAGCAACAGGCCGATTACATCAACGACATTGCTTTCCTGCGCGAAGTGAACTTTTACCTTGTAGGGACTCCGAATGGATGGAGTATCGACAATCCCCTCAAACTGATTGTGGACCAGAAAGCCGATCGTTACGGTACCGTATTCTACACCTACATCAAACTGGCAGCCAACGATGAATTCAAATTCTTTAAGACGCCAGGTGACTGGGGTTCCGGCTATGGAGACAATGGCGCTGGTACTACCCCCGGCAGCTACAAAACAGGTCTCAATGTAGGTGGCAACCTCAAGGTTACCACTGCTGGCATTTACCGCCTTACCATCGACACGAAGAACGAACTCGCCTATGTACAGCAAAAGCAGGTGGGCGTGGTAGGCGGTATGCAGGGGTGGACACCGGCAACTCCTTTGTATGGTGCTTACCTGCAGCGCGATAAATTTCTCATCATTGTTCCATCTTCCGGTACCGATGAATTCAAATTCCATGATGCGTCACTCGGCGCCGCCTGGAACTTTGGCATTGGTGACGACCGTTGGTGGGGTGGCGCTGATGGCAAACTGGTGCAGGATGGTGGCGATCCTAACATTAAAGCTCCTTATTCGCCTTATACAAGATTGATCTGGGATGCTACCAATGTGCAGCAGATGAAATACAATGTCTACCAGGGTAAACTGCGCATCATTGGCGGCGCCCCTGTTATAGGCGACTGGAACCCTGCCAATGCACTCGACATGGATTACCAGGGTAATGGAGTCTGGAAGAAAACCATCACGCTCACAGCGTCTACCGAATTCAAATTTGTAAGCGCAGAAGGATGGGACCTTAACTATGGAGCAGACGGAGCCGGTAAGATCAAAGAAGGCGGAGACAACATCACCCGTGCTGCCGGCACGTATACCGTTACCGTTGACGAATACAACAGAACCTATACCGTTTTGTAA
- a CDS encoding alpha-amylase family glycosyl hydrolase translates to MKSFVLAIISVVLCVTTGTAQLLTTSPAFPADNAALTITVDCTKGNQGLLNYANTNDVYIHIGVITNLSANNTDWRYSKFTWGVTTEPAAKATWISANKYQYTISNIRSFFNVPMGETIRKVALLFRNGSGSLVQRISDPSVDMGNMYITVYDNVLTGRFTAPPMEDRFIPVPEPITKTTGESIEITYASSNTANLKLFFNGTEINSVAGNTLIQATPTITVAGNQQIVGRVTDGITTHSDTISFFAAPAVNIQPLPAGVRDGINYEQGDTSAILVLYAPNKNKVSIIGDFNNWIESVNYQCNKTPDGLRFWKRITGLTPGTEYAYQFVIDNTLRIADAYTSKVLDPNNDQFIAAATYPNLKPYPTGKTTGIVSVLQTAKPAYTWQVNNFSRPDKRNLLIYELLLRDFVGNHDWKTLKDTLSYLKRLGINAIELMPFNEFEGNISWGYNPSFYFAPDKYYGPETSLKALIDECHKQGIAVIMDMVLNHSFGQSPMVQLYFDAAKGRPTPESPWFNTAAKHPFNVGYDFNHESPATQYFVSRVVEFWLKEYKLDGFRFDLSKGFTQKASCDADGNNCNQANWDAYDASRIAIWKKYYDTIQSKSNGSYVILEHLGVNDEEKELAAYGMMLWGNMNYAFNEATMGYTGTSDFKGAIHVERAWSQPNLVAYMESHDEERLMYKNTQFGNASGAYNVKDLITGLRRNEMAAAFYFTIPGPKMIWQFGELGYDYSINYCENGTINNTCRTDPKPLKWDYPQNADRKKLFDIYSVMLALRNHPAYKNGFTTDRITWNLSGAFKWLKLTTDTSNILVVGNFDVTAVTGSVQFQNAGTWYDYLTGQTIAATGNSQTISLQPGEYHVYLNRNITNILTPVTDLDNQGKDTRLSVYPNPVTSNSTIEYELPLNTEVTFSLLNVNGQRISELQAGFKTKGVHQLPLYKLKGARPAAGLYFVRMRFGNNSLIRKLIIN, encoded by the coding sequence ATGAAGTCATTTGTCCTTGCTATAATAAGCGTAGTCCTGTGTGTAACCACCGGCACCGCACAATTACTCACTACGTCGCCGGCTTTCCCTGCCGACAATGCTGCACTCACCATCACAGTGGATTGCACCAAAGGCAACCAGGGCCTGTTGAATTATGCCAATACCAATGACGTGTATATACATATTGGTGTGATCACCAACCTCAGCGCCAACAATACCGATTGGAGATATTCAAAGTTTACCTGGGGAGTGACCACCGAACCTGCTGCCAAAGCCACCTGGATATCCGCCAATAAGTACCAGTACACCATCAGTAATATCCGTAGCTTCTTCAATGTACCAATGGGCGAAACCATCCGGAAGGTGGCCCTTCTTTTCAGAAATGGATCAGGTTCCCTGGTGCAGCGCATATCCGATCCTTCAGTAGATATGGGCAATATGTACATCACCGTGTATGACAATGTCCTTACAGGCAGGTTTACCGCTCCGCCCATGGAAGATAGGTTCATACCCGTTCCCGAACCCATCACCAAAACCACCGGCGAGTCCATCGAAATAACTTATGCCTCTAGTAATACAGCCAATCTCAAATTGTTCTTCAATGGAACAGAGATCAATAGTGTAGCAGGCAATACCCTTATCCAGGCAACACCCACCATCACAGTGGCCGGTAACCAGCAAATAGTCGGTAGGGTTACCGATGGTATCACCACCCATTCAGATACCATTAGTTTCTTTGCAGCGCCAGCCGTCAATATCCAGCCTTTACCTGCTGGTGTAAGGGATGGTATTAACTACGAACAGGGCGATACTTCGGCCATTTTGGTATTGTATGCGCCCAACAAAAACAAAGTATCTATCATTGGCGATTTTAATAACTGGATAGAATCCGTCAATTACCAATGCAATAAAACGCCCGACGGCCTCCGGTTCTGGAAACGCATCACCGGCCTTACCCCAGGTACCGAATATGCTTACCAGTTCGTCATTGATAATACCCTCAGGATAGCAGATGCCTACACATCAAAAGTATTGGATCCCAACAATGACCAGTTCATTGCCGCAGCCACCTATCCCAACCTCAAGCCTTATCCAACGGGCAAAACCACCGGTATTGTGAGTGTATTGCAAACCGCAAAACCCGCCTATACCTGGCAGGTCAATAATTTCAGCCGCCCCGACAAGCGCAACCTGCTTATCTATGAATTGCTCCTGCGCGACTTTGTAGGCAACCACGATTGGAAGACATTAAAAGACACCCTGAGCTACCTGAAGCGTCTTGGCATCAATGCCATTGAGCTCATGCCTTTCAATGAATTTGAAGGCAATATCAGCTGGGGTTATAACCCTTCCTTCTACTTTGCACCCGATAAATATTATGGCCCGGAAACCAGCCTCAAAGCATTGATTGATGAATGCCATAAACAAGGTATCGCCGTCATCATGGATATGGTACTCAATCATTCCTTTGGCCAGTCGCCCATGGTGCAGTTGTATTTCGATGCTGCCAAAGGCCGGCCCACCCCCGAAAGCCCCTGGTTCAATACCGCAGCCAAACATCCTTTCAATGTTGGGTACGATTTCAACCATGAAAGCCCCGCCACCCAATACTTTGTGAGCCGCGTAGTAGAGTTTTGGCTAAAAGAATACAAGCTCGATGGGTTTCGTTTTGACCTCTCCAAAGGATTTACCCAGAAAGCCTCCTGCGATGCAGATGGTAATAATTGCAACCAGGCCAACTGGGATGCCTATGATGCCAGCCGCATTGCCATCTGGAAAAAATATTACGATACCATTCAATCCAAATCCAATGGCAGCTACGTCATCCTGGAACACCTGGGTGTGAACGATGAAGAGAAGGAGCTGGCAGCCTATGGCATGATGCTGTGGGGCAATATGAACTATGCTTTTAATGAAGCCACCATGGGTTACACCGGCACCTCCGACTTTAAAGGTGCCATCCATGTGGAAAGAGCATGGAGCCAGCCCAACCTCGTAGCCTATATGGAAAGCCATGATGAAGAGAGGCTCATGTACAAGAACACCCAGTTTGGCAACGCCTCCGGCGCCTATAATGTGAAAGACCTCATCACTGGTCTACGGAGAAATGAAATGGCAGCCGCTTTCTACTTTACCATACCAGGCCCTAAGATGATCTGGCAGTTTGGCGAGCTGGGTTACGATTATTCCATCAACTATTGCGAGAACGGTACCATTAATAACACCTGCCGTACTGACCCCAAACCCCTTAAATGGGACTACCCTCAAAATGCCGATAGGAAGAAGCTATTCGACATATACAGCGTAATGCTTGCCCTCCGCAACCACCCGGCCTATAAGAACGGGTTTACAACCGACCGCATCACATGGAATCTTTCCGGGGCGTTCAAATGGTTGAAACTGACTACTGATACGTCTAATATACTGGTAGTTGGAAATTTTGATGTTACAGCTGTTACCGGCTCCGTGCAGTTTCAAAATGCAGGCACCTGGTACGATTACCTGACCGGCCAAACCATTGCTGCCACTGGCAATTCACAAACCATTTCCTTGCAACCCGGCGAGTATCATGTATATTTGAACCGAAACATAACAAATATTCTTACCCCCGTCACCGATCTCGACAACCAGGGTAAGGATACACGGTTAAGCGTCTATCCCAACCCGGTCACATCGAACTCTACCATTGAATATGAACTACCGCTCAATACGGAAGTAACTTTTTCCTTGCTAAATGTAAATGGTCAACGGATCTCCGAACTACAGGCAGGTTTTAAGACCAAAGGAGTCCATCAATTACCTTTGTACAAATTGAAAGGTGCCAGGCCAGCGGCAGGATTGTATTTTGTGCGAATGAGGTTTGGCAACAACAGCCTGATCAGAAAACTAATTATTAATTAA
- the msrB gene encoding peptide-methionine (R)-S-oxide reductase MsrB — MKRISQYLAFLMLATLFQHCSYSQSTDNQKKIVMNNSKKDTTNPVYSRTDTSKVNISNEEWKKVLPDDIYYIARMKGTERPGTSAFEHSKEVGTYYCAACGNALFKSDTKFESGCGWPSFYAPISKTSIIYLPDNSHGMNRTEVECGRCKAHLGHVFEDGPPPTGLRYCINGVVLDFEKAKEAETKYNDDKKKKGE, encoded by the coding sequence ATGAAACGAATTTCCCAATACCTGGCCTTCCTTATGCTGGCAACCCTTTTCCAGCATTGCAGCTATTCCCAGTCCACCGACAACCAGAAAAAAATAGTTATGAATAATTCTAAAAAAGATACCACCAATCCCGTTTATTCCCGTACCGACACATCCAAAGTGAACATTTCCAACGAAGAGTGGAAGAAAGTCCTGCCCGATGATATTTATTACATTGCCAGGATGAAAGGCACCGAGCGCCCCGGTACCAGCGCTTTTGAGCACTCCAAAGAAGTGGGTACCTATTATTGCGCCGCCTGCGGTAATGCCCTTTTTAAAAGCGATACCAAGTTTGAAAGCGGCTGCGGATGGCCCAGCTTCTATGCTCCCATCAGCAAAACCAGCATCATCTACCTGCCCGATAATTCCCATGGAATGAACCGCACAGAAGTAGAATGCGGCCGTTGTAAAGCCCACCTCGGACACGTTTTTGAAGATGGCCCGCCTCCCACAGGCTTGCGCTATTGCATCAATGGTGTAGTACTCGACTTTGAAAAAGCCAAAGAGGCCGAAACCAAATACAACGATGATAAAAAGAAGAAAGGCGAATAA
- a CDS encoding adenylate kinase — MFNLILFGPPGSGKGTQSENLIEKYGLIHLSTGDLLRKEIANQTKLGLEAKSFMDKGQLVPDAVVIGMIGSALDANPQAKGFLFDGFPRTVAQAEALDSLLIGKGSEIAIVLALEVDREELVARLLNRGKSSGRSDDTNEDVIRARLVEYENKTAPVAGYYAGFGKVVYVKGVGTIEEIFHSLSRQIEARQLA, encoded by the coding sequence ATGTTTAACCTGATTTTATTTGGCCCTCCCGGAAGCGGAAAGGGCACGCAGTCTGAGAATCTTATTGAAAAGTATGGTTTGATCCATCTTTCTACAGGCGACCTGTTGCGTAAAGAGATTGCCAATCAGACCAAACTGGGTCTGGAGGCGAAGAGCTTTATGGATAAGGGGCAGCTGGTGCCGGATGCAGTAGTGATCGGCATGATCGGCTCGGCCCTGGATGCCAATCCTCAGGCGAAGGGATTTTTATTTGATGGTTTCCCCCGGACGGTGGCCCAGGCAGAAGCACTGGACAGCCTGCTGATCGGAAAAGGCTCGGAAATAGCTATTGTGCTGGCACTGGAAGTGGACCGCGAAGAGCTGGTAGCACGCCTGCTGAACCGTGGCAAGAGCTCGGGCCGCAGTGATGATACGAATGAGGATGTTATCCGCGCCAGGCTGGTAGAATATGAAAATAAAACGGCTCCTGTAGCGGGTTATTATGCCGGTTTTGGCAAGGTGGTGTATGTAAAAGGGGTAGGAACTATTGAGGAGATCTTCCATTCCTTGAGCAGACAGATCGAAGCACGTCAGTTGGCGTAA
- a CDS encoding RagB/SusD family nutrient uptake outer membrane protein produces the protein MKKAIYIILLGCITVYVSSCNKFLERKPAGAFTEDEALKNDTDLQALINGAYTDYCNKVYNGKLQWIEDLLGDQAVGTLYTGDDGEIFKRKTSIFGDYKNGMYTDMYRPAYVGNKVLENIGKAGTRKNDIEGQAYFLRALTHFDAVRLWAQPWGYSADNSHPGIVLRTVADVTPGTRSSVKEVYESIIADLKKAENLLGDEVVLGFANKWSAKAFLARVYFMQNDFANAFAYADQVIRSNKFLLDASYANRFSIGLSKEIIFGFKFVDNNLYPGGELRNRYRSDVGFNAQSRFNVTSLFYAAATTAGDVRGTAWYSTTLAPGYNVLTKYNKNNFDVPLMGYTEIKLIRAEAAAETGGANLATAITDINDILTRAYGGTSKNLPVNALAATVINAARRERELELVGEGNRIQEIKRIGARTGVNIDRRGGRWNCPGLALQFPISEQAANASFLMNQEGGCD, from the coding sequence ATGAAAAAAGCTATTTATATAATATTGCTGGGATGTATAACGGTGTACGTTTCATCCTGCAACAAATTTCTCGAACGAAAACCAGCAGGGGCCTTTACGGAGGATGAAGCGCTTAAGAACGATACTGACCTGCAGGCCCTCATCAATGGCGCTTATACCGATTACTGCAACAAAGTATACAACGGAAAGCTCCAGTGGATAGAAGACCTGCTGGGCGATCAGGCAGTAGGTACATTATACACCGGCGATGATGGAGAGATCTTTAAACGCAAGACTTCCATCTTTGGTGATTACAAGAACGGCATGTATACCGACATGTATCGACCGGCCTATGTTGGCAATAAGGTACTGGAAAATATTGGTAAAGCAGGAACGCGCAAAAATGACATTGAAGGACAGGCCTACTTCCTGCGCGCACTCACCCATTTTGATGCAGTACGCCTCTGGGCCCAGCCCTGGGGATATAGTGCCGACAATTCCCATCCAGGCATCGTCCTCCGTACAGTGGCCGATGTTACACCCGGTACACGCAGCTCCGTAAAAGAAGTGTATGAATCTATTATAGCCGACCTGAAAAAGGCCGAGAATTTACTGGGCGATGAGGTGGTGCTTGGCTTTGCCAATAAATGGTCTGCCAAAGCATTCCTTGCCAGGGTATATTTCATGCAAAACGATTTCGCCAATGCTTTTGCTTATGCCGACCAGGTGATCAGGAGCAACAAATTCCTGCTGGATGCTTCCTATGCCAACCGCTTTTCTATAGGTCTGTCCAAAGAGATCATCTTTGGGTTCAAGTTTGTTGACAATAACCTTTATCCCGGTGGCGAACTGAGAAACCGTTACCGCAGCGACGTGGGTTTTAATGCCCAGAGCAGGTTTAATGTCACCAGCTTGTTTTATGCAGCAGCAACTACAGCCGGCGATGTACGCGGCACAGCCTGGTACAGCACCACCCTGGCGCCCGGATACAATGTGCTCACCAAGTATAACAAGAATAATTTTGATGTGCCCCTTATGGGCTATACAGAGATTAAGCTCATCCGTGCTGAAGCAGCTGCCGAAACCGGCGGGGCCAACCTGGCTACTGCCATTACCGATATCAATGACATCCTCACCCGTGCTTACGGTGGCACTTCCAAAAACCTGCCTGTGAATGCCCTTGCAGCAACAGTGATCAATGCCGCCCGTCGCGAAAGAGAGCTGGAACTGGTAGGCGAAGGCAATCGCATCCAGGAGATCAAACGAATTGGTGCCCGCACAGGTGTCAATATCGATCGCCGTGGCGGTCGTTGGAACTGTCCCGGACTGGCCTTGCAATTTCCTATTAGCGAACAAGCTGCCAACGCTTCTTTCCTGATGAACCAGGAAGGCGGATGTGATTAA
- a CDS encoding DUF5004 domain-containing protein, whose protein sequence is MKTIPFLTILLIAGLLFTGCRPDGYEPIGNANDNITAISGAWKLTKVTQTDAESQRKGFPYAVEDITTLFNYASLQLTFNLASGAPSTFTINNGSAPPITGITSGTWSVDDIKTPKTISLKNGAITEAMTLGSYPNSVNGKLKVKVTRTDVATNKLLIVYDYEFSR, encoded by the coding sequence ATGAAGACCATACCATTTCTAACAATACTCTTGATAGCCGGTTTATTATTCACCGGCTGCCGGCCCGATGGCTATGAACCCATCGGAAATGCCAATGACAATATCACTGCCATATCGGGCGCTTGGAAACTAACCAAGGTTACACAAACAGATGCTGAGTCACAACGCAAGGGTTTTCCTTATGCCGTGGAAGACATTACTACACTCTTCAATTATGCTTCCCTGCAGCTCACTTTCAACCTCGCCAGTGGCGCTCCGTCCACCTTTACCATCAACAATGGTTCAGCGCCTCCTATTACCGGTATTACTTCAGGCACCTGGTCGGTGGATGACATAAAAACACCGAAAACCATTTCATTGAAAAATGGAGCCATTACAGAAGCGATGACATTGGGCAGTTATCCCAACTCCGTGAATGGTAAATTAAAAGTAAAGGTTACACGGACCGATGTAGCTACCAATAAGCTGCTCATTGTATATGATTATGAATTTTCCCGTTAA
- a CDS encoding SusC/RagA family TonB-linked outer membrane protein produces MGVLTLLLCLPVFSWAQSKTVTGKITDASNGTPVPGASVTAKGSKVGTSSKADGSFSLTVPAATATLTISGVGFESQDVPVAADVIIVSLKAAASNLNEVVVIGYGTQRRRDVTGAITKVSAEKITSIAAPSFEAALQGKAPGVQVIQGSGLAGSGSVIRIRGIASIGAGADPLYVVDGIPIISDPFLRANNGGMNQNPLAAINPNDIESIEILKDAAAAGIYGSRGSNGVILITTKRGKSGQPSFNYNNKIGISTYANRPDFVSGSEWLQLRQEAWENDGNTGKAPLPGGLTWEQASKNNTDWWDQLTRNGFINEHSLSMTQGNKLVKSFVGATYSENQSYLKNNSYTRLGLRTNFDFTITPKFKATLSAAYNRGINKRVPAAWAGGLGDAMSTALPIYPVYNDDKTWFTGGANPVRRLNETIWRNTDNLIIGGLVLDYEVIKNLNVRVNGSYNYQNGIDDQWESGNWINDTQKPGLAKRSPYRGKNWVASGTATYNWTYKDDHRFTFLAGIEFQEKSFNNRVYVEKNSDKPFYKNRSLYKHALDSIKQTATPLNGPAYNAETFASAFGRINYVYKERYALQASIRRDGSSKFGPNKKYGVFPTISAGWTISQEDFMKDLTFINFLKLRASYGLTGNSNIPSGQYYDTYYAGNPYNTQPTLYPGNVGNPDLHWEETVNIDLAVEFAAFNNRITGEVAYYNKKTTDLLLNTAISPSTSFGTAFRNVDGSEILNQGVEVSLNAKVVNKKDLTFSIGGNIAKNYNELISLGGLSADAAGGGSNDTRVVTGYPIGTNYLVRYYGVDPNDGLPIWYDKAGKLTKTFSLDNRMPVGSVVPDFIGGINHNLSYKGFEFTSLWTFTIGGNIYDGSAKRQDGIVTDWVIRRDLLDRWQKPGDQAKFPRLTMNTGTYAGLSSEWQYNSTMFLYDASYLRLRELSLGYRFDPKMLTRLHVKGARVFVTGMNLLTFTKYPGGDPEIARDFESVTDRNLSPNITYLTPPQQKSWVIGLNVTF; encoded by the coding sequence GTGGGAGTCTTGACTCTCCTCTTGTGTCTACCTGTATTCTCCTGGGCACAGAGCAAAACCGTTACCGGTAAAATTACCGATGCCAGCAACGGCACTCCGGTACCCGGAGCTTCGGTCACCGCCAAAGGTTCCAAAGTGGGAACCTCTTCCAAAGCAGATGGCAGTTTTTCCTTAACCGTTCCTGCCGCAACAGCTACCTTAACTATTTCCGGCGTAGGCTTCGAATCGCAGGATGTACCTGTGGCCGCCGATGTCATCATTGTCTCCCTCAAGGCTGCCGCTTCCAACCTCAATGAGGTGGTGGTGATCGGTTATGGCACCCAGCGTCGCCGCGATGTTACCGGCGCCATTACCAAGGTAAGCGCCGAAAAGATCACTTCCATTGCTGCGCCCAGCTTTGAAGCAGCCCTCCAGGGCAAGGCGCCTGGGGTGCAGGTAATACAGGGTAGTGGTTTGGCTGGCTCTGGCTCGGTGATCCGTATCCGCGGTATTGCCTCCATTGGAGCCGGCGCCGATCCTCTTTATGTAGTGGATGGTATTCCCATCATATCCGATCCTTTCCTGCGCGCGAATAATGGTGGCATGAACCAAAACCCTCTGGCAGCCATCAACCCCAATGATATTGAATCCATCGAGATACTGAAGGATGCCGCAGCTGCCGGTATTTATGGAAGCCGTGGTTCCAATGGTGTGATCCTGATTACCACCAAACGCGGTAAAAGTGGTCAACCCTCCTTCAACTACAACAATAAAATTGGAATCTCTACCTATGCCAACAGACCCGATTTCGTGAGTGGCTCCGAATGGCTGCAACTGCGCCAGGAGGCCTGGGAAAATGATGGCAATACTGGCAAAGCCCCCCTGCCTGGTGGCCTTACCTGGGAGCAGGCTTCCAAAAACAATACCGACTGGTGGGATCAACTTACCCGCAACGGGTTTATCAATGAGCATAGCCTGAGTATGACCCAGGGCAATAAGCTCGTGAAAAGTTTTGTGGGTGCTACTTACAGTGAGAACCAAAGCTACCTGAAGAACAACAGCTATACCCGCCTGGGCTTGCGTACCAACTTTGACTTTACCATTACTCCCAAATTCAAAGCCACCCTGAGCGCTGCCTACAACCGTGGTATCAACAAACGTGTTCCTGCCGCCTGGGCAGGTGGTCTGGGCGATGCCATGAGTACCGCATTACCGATCTATCCCGTCTATAATGATGATAAGACCTGGTTCACCGGTGGCGCCAATCCTGTTCGCCGCCTCAATGAGACCATCTGGAGAAATACCGACAACCTTATAATAGGAGGACTGGTACTTGATTATGAAGTGATCAAAAACCTCAACGTACGTGTCAATGGCTCTTACAATTATCAGAACGGCATAGACGATCAATGGGAGTCTGGCAACTGGATCAACGATACACAAAAACCTGGTCTGGCAAAACGTTCTCCCTACAGGGGTAAGAACTGGGTAGCTTCCGGAACGGCTACCTACAACTGGACCTACAAGGATGACCACCGTTTTACCTTCCTGGCAGGTATTGAGTTCCAGGAAAAGAGTTTTAACAACAGGGTATATGTAGAAAAGAATTCAGACAAGCCTTTCTATAAAAACAGGTCCTTATATAAACACGCCCTTGACTCTATCAAGCAAACTGCCACACCACTCAATGGCCCGGCGTATAACGCAGAAACCTTTGCCAGTGCCTTTGGCCGGATCAACTATGTTTACAAAGAGCGATACGCTTTACAGGCCTCTATACGCCGCGATGGTTCTTCCAAATTCGGCCCCAACAAAAAATATGGTGTATTCCCCACCATCTCTGCCGGCTGGACCATCAGCCAGGAAGATTTCATGAAAGACCTTACATTCATCAACTTCCTGAAATTGCGGGCAAGCTATGGCCTCACTGGTAATTCAAACATACCTTCCGGACAGTATTACGATACTTATTATGCGGGTAATCCATACAACACACAGCCTACCTTATATCCAGGCAATGTAGGTAACCCCGATCTGCATTGGGAAGAAACGGTCAATATAGATCTCGCAGTAGAGTTTGCTGCTTTCAACAACCGTATCACCGGTGAGGTGGCTTATTACAATAAGAAAACCACCGACCTCCTGCTCAATACCGCCATCTCGCCTTCTACCAGTTTCGGTACAGCTTTTCGTAATGTGGATGGCAGCGAAATATTGAATCAGGGTGTTGAAGTAAGCCTGAATGCAAAAGTGGTCAATAAAAAAGACCTTACATTTAGTATTGGTGGAAACATTGCTAAGAACTACAACGAGCTCATTAGCCTGGGTGGATTGAGCGCCGATGCAGCAGGCGGCGGTAGCAACGATACCCGTGTAGTAACCGGTTATCCTATTGGTACCAATTACCTCGTACGCTATTATGGCGTTGATCCCAACGATGGCCTGCCCATCTGGTACGACAAAGCCGGTAAGCTCACCAAAACCTTCAGCCTCGACAATCGCATGCCCGTAGGTTCTGTAGTACCTGATTTCATTGGCGGTATCAACCACAACCTTAGCTATAAAGGTTTTGAATTTACCAGCTTGTGGACCTTCACTATTGGTGGTAATATTTATGATGGCTCTGCCAAAAGACAGGATGGTATTGTTACCGATTGGGTTATCCGTCGTGACCTGCTCGACAGGTGGCAGAAACCAGGCGACCAGGCTAAGTTCCCCCGCCTCACCATGAATACAGGCACCTATGCCGGGCTGAGCAGCGAATGGCAATACAACAGCACCATGTTCCTGTATGATGCTTCTTACCTGCGCTTGCGTGAACTGTCACTTGGCTATCGCTTTGATCCCAAAATGCTCACCAGGCTCCATGTAAAAGGCGCCCGCGTATTTGTAACAGGTATGAACCTGCTCACCTTTACCAAATACCCCGGTGGTGATCCTGAGATTGCCCGTGATTTTGAAAGCGTTACCGACCGTAACCTTAGCCCGAATATTACCTACCTCACCCCGCCTCAGCAGAAGTCATGGGTAATAGGGTTAAACGTTACATTCTAA